aggagcagaatgctgttcgGGAGAAGGCAAGATGTGGGCTGCAGGTGAGACACTGGGGTGTGCTGTGGTATGGGGACATAGGGGgaatggggggatgtggggagaagTTAGGGGTAAAAAGGGGGGGTGCGGGGCGGTGTTGGAGtgcctttatttcttcctgagaggggactgggggtcccagtggCCCAAAGGTGGGGCCCTGAGCCATAACCCCAAGTGAGCCGTAACCCAAGATGAACACAGAACCCTGTATGTGCGTGACCCCATGGCTGCacgtgacccacagccctgggtgaACCATACCCCCACACGACCCTGTGACTCCCTGACCCTGCCTGCCCCCATCACTCTGCGACTCGATGCCACGTGGCCCCAGAGCTCTGggatccctgcccccacctcaccccaacCACAGAACCCTAGAATAACTCCACGCCACCCCATCTGAGCCTACTatcccatctgaccccatcGCTGTGACCCAGAACCCCACCTGACACCAAAAACCGTGCTGCTCCAGCTGACTGCACGTAACCCCATAACTCGGTGACCCTGAAGGACCCCCACGTGACCCATGACCCCGTGTCCTGACCCCATGTGGCCATAGAACCAGCTGTGTGTGGGGAAAAGGCATCCTCTCCTTGGGGTGgggctgccacagagctgccccaaaGAAGCCGTGGGGTGGGCTGCAGTCATACGCCTCACTTTGGATTGCTGGGAACTGGCCAAAGGGGCAAGAAGAAGGACACGAATACCGGCTTCTGTAGGGAAATACCAGACACGAGGTTTGCTGGGTTGGTAGCTTCTGTTTCTCTAAGAGGACCCGAAGAGAACAAACCGATCCCACTGAGACTGGGGAAGGGactggagctgggctgctgcGGTGCTGCGTGGCAATGAGGGATACCTGACCCAGCAATGGAGCTGGGACGGATGGAAGCAAATCAACTCCCTCACGGgacagtgggagaagaaatccaagtCAGCTGCAGAACGCACAACGCAACTCCTTACCAAAAGGCACCCCAGACTGGGGctgttgcagcagcagagacagtgcGTCTCGGAAGGGATCTCGCGGTGGGGAAGAAATGGCTCCAACGTCAGCACTTGGACAGCTGCTGCAACGACCGCGAGAAATGGACAAAGCACTCTGAGGGCAGCGCAGCACGAGCAGGAAGGAATGCACGGTggtgcagaaagagcagagaaggatggagaagagcagcGGTGGGATCCCCCTTTGGCACGCTCACCCACCGCTACAAGTGGGTGGGGCTCTGCAACAAGAAGCTGCACCCTGCCGTGGTCAGCACggctctgtgtgccagctgtgtgctgctggaaaccaTCTGAGCTGTTACGCTTTGGAGAGTGGCAGAGAGAATGTTCTAACgtctgcagggagagcacaAGGTAGGgccagtgtgacagctgtgacagctgttgttcagcagacagatgctgagcagagcacatcaCGAACGAgagaaggcacagctgcaggacggAGCATGAGACACAGCAAGTGCGAGAGCTGCAAgaaatcctgcctgcctgcctgtctgcataGAAAAGCACACAATCAGCCCGAAAGGAACAGGTTGGCCATAGAGCTCCTCTGGAGAAACGGCACAGCGGATGCGTGGCGGAGACTGTGAGCCTGCAGTCCCCAGCCAAGGgggaacaggagagcagtgagtGCCACGGGAGGagagctccaggagcagaaggagctcacGGAGCAGCTGCGCGTTTTCTCCCTCGCCACGAGGAGGGAGAGTGCAGTAACgccacagcaatcaggaaggagctttgctgctgcaccgAGAGCTGCGCCCGATggaacagcagggaggagagcgtTTCTCGCACACCCCGCAGGCACTTGGGGGGATGcgctgggatgtggggaagcCCTACGGGTTGTGGGGCAGCTAAAGGATGCCTATGGGAGGGCTACAGGGGCACtttggggcagctatggggcagagccacacCTAGGAGCTGCCTTTACCCAACACACTGCTGgtggtggaactgctgctggccacgggccgtgggcagtgatggggctgctctggggctgctctaggatggctctggggctgctgtggggcagctatgggacacACCCACACCTCGGTGGGGCTGATGATTCCCCCACACGGAGCTGGTGGTGAACCTGCTCTGATTGTGGGACCTCCCCCATAGCTCCCTTGACCCCCATCTTGCCCCAGAAGACGTGGGCAAGGTGAGGGTCAGGGGCAGATATAGAGTGCTGTTCTACAGCAGACCCAGAGCCACCCTACAGTACCCCCTGAACGACCCAATAACAGCCCCATCACTGTCCAGAGCCTCCTCTGGGCATATGGTACTCGCAGGGCTATGGGTGATGTGGAGCCCTGGGGTCACACGGAGTTgtatggggtaatggggtcacGTGGGGTTATGGACCAGGGCTCCACCTTTGGGCCACAGGGAACCCCAACCCCCTCTCAGGAATAAATCCATAAATGCACTCCAACaccgccccacatcccccactcTGACCCCAAACCGCTCCCCACATGCCCCCACACCCCCTACGTCCCCATGCCACCCCATGTCCCCGCACCCACAGGTCCCACCTTTACCTCACACGTTGCCTTCTCCTGCgcagcactctgctcctgctggctgtggccCATACCCCCACATCCTCCCACGTTCCCACGCACCcgtctccccagtgccccccacgtcactttcacccacagctgtgccctacACCTTTGCCAGCTCTGCATTCCCCTCCTGCTGTATGGGATCTGGAAGGATACGGGGGTGAAGAGGGGCCCCAGGTGGGCTATGGACGTCCTGGGACAATGATCGGGGTCCTGTCTGGGACTGTGGGGGCCTGTGAGATCCCAGGGGTGACCTGAGGGGGGTTAGGGAGGTCCAAGGGAAGATATGTGGGGGTTCAGTGGGAGCCCAGTGCAAGGATAAGGGGCGCTGTTGGGGACTGCGGGGCTCTATGAGGTCCCAGGTTGGCTGTGGGGGAGATGTACCTGGTCTGAGGAGGTACTGGaggagctatggggctctgggtgTGTGGGGCGGGGAGAGGGGGATATAAGCACATGGGAGGATATGGGCTCACtacctgcaggagcagaatgctgtttgGGAGAAGGCAAGATGTGGGCTGCAGGTGAGACACTGGGGTGTGCTGTGGTATGGGGACATAGGGGGGacggggggatgtggggagaagTTGGGGGTAAAAAGGGGGGGTGCGGGGCGGTGTTGGAGCACCTCACACATTGCCTTCTTCTGCACAGCATTCTCCTCCTGCAGGCCCATATTGGCCCATATCCTCAAATACTCCCATGTTACCGTGTATCCATCTCCCCAGTACCCCCCACGTCTCTTTCACCAACATCTGTGCCCTACACCTCCCCCTGCTCCGCattcctttcctgcagcagccgatcctgccccagcactgtgtgGTGATATGGGACCTGGAGGGAAATGGGGTTGAGGAGGGTCAGCTATGGGGGTCCTGGAATAGTGACGGGGTCCTCTAAGGAACTGTAGGGTCTGGAAGATCTCAGGGGGGTCCTGGATGTGGTAAGGCAGGTCTTAGGGAGGAAACATGGGGGTACAGTGGGAGCCCAGTAGGGAAATGAGGTACTGTAACAGACTGTGGTTCTGTGAGGTTTTGGGCCAGCTATGGGGAAGGTGTACCAGGCCTGAAGAGGCCCTTGAgggcctatggggctctgtgggggccGTGGGGTAGCTACAGGTTCTTGGATGGAAATACTGAGGGGGCTATTGGGGCGCTGAGGGAATTATGGGTGGGCTgtcatgggaaaggaaagggcaaccttggggaaagcacagggcagccagggggatggaagggaaacCTACAGGAATGCAAGGGGAACCCGGGCTGAGGCAATGGGGACAGctaggggaagaaaagggagcGTCCCAGTAACTGAGTTCTTCTTTCACATCCACATCTTCCACTTCCCAACTTAGCTTCAAAGTCGCAGACGAGCTGCAGTACCGCTGCCCGTCtcctgcctgtgtcagaaagagctgcatgTTAGCGGGGTGCAATTGCCATTAAAAAGCCAACTGCATCAGTGCAGTCACAAAACCCTCCCCTTCAGTATCTGTTACAGGCAGATGGCCATGCCCTTGCTCAGGAACCATTCCTACAGAGCAAGGGAAGTCCTTCACTGCCTTAGGGCGTGAGTAACACAGGAGGAGCTTAAAAGCCTCCAAAGCACGCTAACAAGCCACCGAGTGCGGAAGCTAAACACACCTTCTACTTCAAGAATTAGCAAGACGAATAaatgcaccctgctgctggagagggctGCGCTGCATCTCCTGGTGCCACCCTTGGGTTGTCAACGCGCTGCCCATCCACAGCACACTTTGAAGTGCCGCAGccttgcaagaaagaacagGGAGTAAAGAGCTCTGCCTTGCATTTGCTGTGAGAACACAGAGATGAGCCGTACAGCCCTTGCTCTCAGAACACACACCTCTTCTCTTACCAGCTTCTTTCATTCCTGCGCAACGCTGTTCAAACCCCTCCTCCGTCTCTCCCTTCACAACGCAATACGCAGTCTCTCCGCACCGACGAGCTCTGGGCTGCTTCATGCCTGTGCCGTCATCAGGACCTCCAGAACAAACCTTGGAGTTCAGAGGTTTGATTAGACAAGCGCTCTGTCTAGCACAATTCACCACCTTCAACACTCTAAATAAGTGACGCACGGAGGTCTGACATCTTTGAACACACCCAGGGCCACAAACACTGAGAACTAcaaacatggagaaattcagatACAGATCAAATGGCACTACAGAGCAACACCGCTTTACCTCCTCCACACCAACGGGCTCTGCAGTGCCCCACAATGTCTGTCAGTGGCAGGCTGTGAGGAACGGCCCGGCAGAGTCACGCAGggtctcctcctcctgctcctccagacGCCGCATTCCTTCCTCTggcacacagagctcagctggtgctgctgcaggcagtgcttcccatgtctgcccaGCCTAAAGCCATCAGACAACGTCAGCGGATGCCTGGTGCTCACATACAAGCACAAGTGCTGATGGCAAATGACCGCCAAAGCACAGACTGAATCGCTGGTACCTTGcagtgaggaaaggctgagatgcACAACGTCCTCACCAGCTTGCCTGTCTGAAGTggagcttcagcagcagctccactcATGATTAAGTCCTCCAAAAACTTTCTTCCTGAGCAGGAGACTGGATACTGAAAACTTCTCCAAAGGCACTGTTAAACAATACCTGTGCCTAAAGCCCAAGGACAAAACACGTTTCAGACTCAAGACCAGAAAACAATCATATTCTATCCCAATACAATTTCAATTCCCACTTACATTTCAGGACTAGCATTTCACCCACCCTGCTATGGACGGGGGAACGGAAGAGGGAACAGAAGGGGGAGCCTTCTAGCCCCACATCCCCTAATagcccaccccacagcgccGTATCGCCCTATGGCCCCAAACAGCCCCTTATAGATCCATATCCCCCATACACTCCCTGTAGCCCCATATATCCTTATCGCCACCCCTATAcaccccccacagccccctatACCCCACATTACCCTACAGCCCCCCTGTAtcgcccccacagcccccaaacTCCCATATCcccaccacatctccccccCTGCTCCTATACCCACAGACCCACCTCAGCTCCGGGGGacaccgggagcagcgctggaggcttgggggggcccggcccggaTGCGGGCAGCAGCACTGCGGCGGTGGGGGCCCCGAGTCCTTCAGCCGTCCCAAATCCCCGCATCCCAcggcggaggggaggggagggcggggcggggcggttCGGGCCTCATACGGTTCCtcgccccggccccggccccggccccggcccggagccgttctcccgcacacctccggcgccgctgtcctcagcaccgcTTTCGTTGTGCCGCGCCTCCgtctcggtgctgcccggacagctctGGCGAACAGCGGCTgcagcggcggggccgggctgagGGAGCGGCGCCGTCTGACGGGACAGCCGGGCGGCCCGAGCCGGCTGCTAACCGCCGCTCCCGCGCGCTGCGCCTCAGCCAATCGGAGCCGGCGGCGCTGCCGCTGGCCAATGAGACGCCGGAGGCGGgccggagctgccgctgaccaatgagaggccggaGGCGGgccggagctgccgctgaccaatgagacgccggagGCGGGCCGGAGCTGCCgttgaccaatgagaggccgggGGAGAGGCAGAGCGGCAGTTGGCGAGGAGGGGCCTCAGGGTGTGCCCTATTGCTATAGGGGATGGGACTGGGACTGGGACTGGGACTGGGACTGGGACTGGGACTGGCACTGGGACTGGCactgggattgggattgggacTAAAGGGTGTGGGACTGGGATTGGCATGAGGGAGTGGGATTGACACGTGGGAGATGGGGTTAGGATGAGGGACTGGGAAGGAGACTTGAAACTGGGATAGGGATGTGGGACATAGGATGTGGGACTGTGTCAgcggtttacgggctggttcggcccagttccgtgaccagcggggcggagggatttcacaacATCCgcgcctccggaaaagggagacaggggaccccaaaataaataaagacagcGGGcacgatctgaggagaaacaaactaatttccTAAATACGGTATCAGAGTGCAAGATCacacactgtaatacaataGAATTAGACTCGAAGCTAAGAAATCAAacataatgagagaaagagaatctgaaagctgtaggccttcCAGTAGGAGCTGAGGCGATGCGTGCGGTCGGGACGAGAGCcgaggggagaagagaagagaagagagcatcaggtgactttgccagaggttatatctcctctctgagcgcaaagccccctggggaatggagttcttcttctcttccggacaggtgcccggaactggagcagtaacactttaactcccaatGCACTACGTGACGTTATGACGTGGAATACCAggaaccaaaaatcataaaaccaggACAGACTGGGACGTGGGGTTGGGATGTTGGATGCGGGATTGGGATGTGAGATTTGGGATTGGGATGCGCCGTGTGGGGATATGGATATGATTTTGGGAGGAATACGGGGTGGGATACTGGGAAATGGGGTATATGTGGGATGGGCTCTGGATATGGGATGGACTTGGAACGGAtatgggatcatagaatcatggaatcatagaatcacagaattgctcaggttggaaaagaccttcaagatcattgagtccaaccacagcccGACCATACTGCCCCAGCTCTAACAACTCACCACTGactcatgtccctgagcaccacatctggacggctcttaaacacatccagggatggtgactcaaccacctccctggggagcccatcccagtgctcaacaaccctttctgtaaagaagcttttcctgatatccaacctaaacctcccttggcGCAGCTTGGAGCCCtgctttggacctgctccagcacctccatgtcctttctgtacggaggtgcccaaaactgaacacagcactcgaggtgaggcctcaccagtgccaagtacgGGGCAGGATGACtctctagtcctgctcaccacaccgcTCCcgatccaagccaggatgccattggccttcttggccacctgggcacactgctggctcatattcagccgactgtccgTCAGtgcaccaaggtccctttccgccaggcagctttccagccactcctccccaagcctgtagggttgcctggggttgttgtgacaaaatgcaggacctgacacttggccctattgaagCTCAGAGTTTGCCTcggcccatcgatccagtctatccaggtccctccgtagtgcctttctcccctccagcagatcaacactccctcccaacatggcgtcacctgcaaacttactgagggcgcactcaatcccctcatcaagatcattgataaagatgttaagtaggagtggccccagtaccgagccctgggggacaccgctcgtgcCTGGCCACAACCTGGAAGATCCTGCTCTGGGTGTACAGACTGGGCTGAGTCCCCGTCTGAAGACAAAACTGCCAGGACCCAAACAgcgtggaggcagaagagccgTGACACCTGAGGTATCTTTAGGCCTGTGGTGGCAGCTGAGGGACACGGCCatctgtggtgccccatcctgCCCCGGAGGTGGGCATGGGGAGCTGGGGAGCTGTGACACGGCACAaatgactgcaggcagaggtatATAGGAAAGGgaacacaaaacatttaataacCTATGGTAGAAAACAAAGTGTAACAGAAACAACAATATTCCTAAAATTGCCATCCCACAACAATTGAGCGCCCAGACAATGTCCCATCCACTGCAGTGCTGACTTTGGAGCACGGCTCGGTTCTGGAGGTGAGGCATGGGGCTGTTGCTGGTGCCCCTGGAACGCTGCcgctgctgcctggtgctgcggGGCCGGCGAGGAGCACAGCGTTACAGGTAGCCGTAGTCGTCGGCTACGGCCATGTCTATCTCCCGCTGCACCAGGAACTGCACGGGGCCGATCTTCATCTGGTGGGCCGCCCGCTGCCGCTCCTCCTGGGCCAGCTTCTTCATGAGCTCCCGCTTGGGCCGCTGCTCGGCTGTGATGGGCCGCGACTTTTCCAGCACTCTGGGCACTGTGGCACGGCCACCCCGCCGGCGCCCCACGAAGTGCAAGGGGTGCTGTGGCCGAGGCTGCCGGTGGTGCAGCTGTGATCGTGATGGTGGGTGCCTCCACAGCAGTGAGCTCCTCTGCAGGGATGGACGCAGGCAGCTCGGTGCCATCTTCTTGGCTGCGTCCTCCTCTCGCGCCGTGGTGCGTGGTGGTGCTGGCGCTGCCTTGTTTGTGGCACTGTGTtggggctggagggcagctgGGCCAGCGCTGGGTGTGGGTTGGGGCTGCACAGAGGGTGGCTGGCGCACCGGCCCCACCGCAGTCACCCTCTGCCCCAGCGGGTGCACGGCCTGGATGGATGCACACAAGCGCATGTACAGCTCACTGGCAGCACCCGCTCGCActctgctgctggctcctgcGCTGGCCCCAGACGGCTTCACTTGCTGAGGGTGTCTGCggccttttctttctcttgtttcctTGTGTGCTGGCAGCTTCCTCTTCTTGGCTGGAGCACCGCTGgtgggctgctcctgctgggagctCTCCCTTTTCCGCGTGGTGCCAGCAGGCGCGGGGCGCTTGGTCCGCTTGGTGCTGcccctgcttttcttttctgccacCGGGCAGGAGACAGAGCCCAGTGATGGTGGTGACTGAGCCTGAAGCCCCTGGGGCTGCCTTTGCTGCACCTCCTCGACAGGCTGTGTGGTTTGGGCTGAGGGAGGTGTGGTTACAGCCAGGGGAGTCAGCCGTGGACTGAGCCAGACACTCTCTGGTGGCACGACGGGGTGCAGCGGAGACAGTCCACACTGCAGCTCAGACAGGAGCCCAGGGGATGGTGGAAGTCCCCAGAAGGGATCGGTGGGGGTCCCGGCGGCAGcctgtgtgtctgtgctgagctctctgctgTCCCTGGGGTAGTCAGGGAGCTCAGCGATGAAGCATcctggggcagggctgctgcGGTGCTCGTGGGGGACCTCAACAGCTCTTGCCACATCTGAGAATGCAAGAACATCCCCCAAAATGGTGATGACAGCCTTGCCACACCCCCTCTGTACAAACACACACCTGCGGCTCTGCAGCCCCTAAACTCACCACTGATCCAAGAGAGCAAACCCTGAATGTCCGTGCTGTCCTCCGGCACATCCAAGCTGGTCGCCACTGCtgggaaaagcaagaaaatccCAAAGGGTCGTTGCCTGCTCTCTCGTACCATGTTCACAGTAAGGGATCTTGGGTGATTCACATTACAAATCAGAACAGGAAAGGTAGCAGGAAATCCCAGGGATTAAGACCCCAAGCAACACGCAAGGAGAACAGTCCCACAGAAGAACAGACAGGAAGCCTAACTAACTAGAAAGACAGTGCACCAAACCCAGATGCCTGTTGTGTGTCTGTACCTCTCTTGGGTGTTGTGCCACACTCTGCGCTCCTCTCCTGGCCTTCCGCATGGCTGCGCTTTGCTGGAAGGCCGCTTGCATCAGCTTctaacagaaaggagacaaggaATGCATGAAGAGCATCTCTTTGGAGGAAGATTTGAGCACAGCCAACCACAAACTTCTGGTCTTCAAGACCAGTTACTTCCATTTGCCTCTCCGCTGCTACAGCGCTGTGCCACTTCTGCAGTAGGCACAGATCTGCCAtgccctttcctctctcctccatcACACACCCACCCCTTCACGCAGCCCTGTTTAGAGGCAGGTACCCACACCGCAGCTCAGAACAGGTTCTTACCTGCGGAGGCTTTCCGTTTTCCCCGTTGCCCCGCACCATTCTGTGGACGCGCAGGCTCCGTCCCTACCACAACATATCATGTGTTGATCTCACAGataccagcaggcagcagaagccCATGTccccccagaaaacagaaagatgctactttgacagcccaaacacaaactgatagtccacttctcactgctccctcctcctgcactcCAAATGGATGCTCACTTGAcatcccctgcagcactgcacccgcCCAGAGGTAGTACTCAAAAATCATTCTTCCATGCTTCACGACAGAGGGCTGAAAAAACTCACTTTCGCATGGCAGTAAGGACGGTCCGTCCCCGTCGCGTCCCTCTGTGCGCTGAAAGGCGCAGTTGGAcctctggcagcctgctggctgctgttccCAAACACAGGGAACTGCGCCGCCCtgcttttgaagagaaaaaggaagaaacggTGGTGGGAATGGGCACCCCAGGGTTGCAGAGAGGTGCCAGAGATAGgatatcagagtgctgagaGGCTAATTATCACTAAGGGAAAATACCGCCTGAGCCATGTCCTTGCCATTAGCCTTGGCTGTCAGCAGTGGGCGCAGAATCCAACCGGTTATTGAGGTCACAAAGGACCAGTAGGGCTCCTCCTGCTCCGTCCCTTCCCTTAAAAATGAGACAAAGGAAGAAGAACCAAGCAAAAGAAACCCAGCCGTACCTCTCCACTCACAGGACAGAAATAGGAATTGCAGTCGTCTCCTTGCTGAGACATGACCGCTGTCTCCGAGGAAGCCGAAGTTCCCAGGGCTCTCTCTGCAGGAACTTCTCTGCTCTTGGAAAGAGCTGGCCTCACTCTTCCTGAGACTGCCTTGATCTCTGAAATCTCCTTTTGGACAGGAACCCTGCAGAAAGTACCAACAAGTGGAAAATTGTGAGGAAGAAGCATTTTCCCGGCTTTCTTCTGCCAGGCAATGTAGTCTCTTGAGGAGGGCAATGTCTGGAAACCAGCTGGCTGCAAGAGCTGCCCAACGCTAGCTCCAGCTTGTGTCTGACTGCCGTGGCTTTTGTGAGACGGtgctcttctccatctcctcagTAGCTCTGCACCCAGCCATCcgtggggcagtgaggcacaAGTTGCTCCCTGTGAAGTTTGcactctccttccttttccatgTCTGACGTGAAGGTGGGGGCCCGGCAGCAGATTTCCAGGGGAGGAATGACATCTCCTCATCCTCACCAAATCGTGGGATGGGATCTCAACAAGAACCCATTTCCCCTGGAAACAGCCATGCTGAGGGGCACCgcaggagctgggagctcctccccagcccagcttttCTGCCGAGACACCTCCTGGCAACCacccagcaccaaacccagctcACCTGCTCGGCCCGCTCAGCccaagctgtgcccagctcaTGCACACGCCACAGCGGTGCTTCTGATGGGCACTAACAGGGTGATCTGTTCTAAggaaggcccagagctcagtctgcgtgcagcacgctcaccagagcaccagctctgctcaccagctgtggcacagacgctcccaccccagcagtgTTTGTGACCTCAGCGATTACCCACATCGCTTCGTTGCTTACGTCATAAGTGAAGGAAACAGACGCCTCCCAGATCCAAATTTTAGGAAACCAACACCagggtcacccaatggggttgtttgaagtaaaataattggagaagtgaagatgaTTCTTGTTCAGCCCAATAAAAACCAGTAAATATCAGTATGGCATCCTAGTGGTCAGTGGAGTCCCAGAGGAAccagtagaaaacaaaacccagggCCGGTGCTGGCATCTCTGGTTGGGGGTTTAGGCCCCGGGGCATATGCTGTCCTCTCAGGCTCTGGCTTTAAGTCCCAGGGCCAGTGCCAGGCTCCCTAGCTGTGtgtgtggctttaggccccCAAGGACAGCCCCTCTGGTTGGggctttaggccctggggcAGATGTTGTCCTTTCAGGCTCTGGCTTTAAGTCCCAGGGCCA
The DNA window shown above is from Gallus gallus isolate bGalGal1 chromosome 16, bGalGal1.mat.broiler.GRCg7b, whole genome shotgun sequence and carries:
- the LOC112533592 gene encoding guanine nucleotide-binding protein G(s) subunit alpha isoforms XLas-like isoform X1, coding for MSWAQLGLSGPSRVPVQKEISEIKAVSGRVRPALSKSREVPAERALGTSASSETAVMSQQGDDCNSYFCPVSGEQGGAVPCVWEQQPAGCQRSNCAFQRTEGRDGDGPSLLPCERTEPARPQNGAGQRGKRKASAEADASGLPAKRSHAEGQERSAECGTTPKRAVATSLDVPEDSTDIQGLLSWISDVARAVEVPHEHRSSPAPGCFIAELPDYPRDSRELSTDTQAAAGTPTDPFWGLPPSPGLLSELQCGLSPLHPVVPPESVWLSPRLTPLAVTTPPSAQTTQPVEEVQQRQPQGLQAQSPPSLGSVSCPVAEKKSRGSTKRTKRPAPAGTTRKRESSQQEQPTSGAPAKKRKLPAHKETRERKGRRHPQQVKPSGASAGASSRVRAGAASELYMRLCASIQAVHPLGQRVTAVGPVRQPPSVQPQPTPSAGPAALQPQHSATNKAAPAPPRTTAREEDAAKKMAPSCLRPSLQRSSLLWRHPPSRSQLHHRQPRPQHPLHFVGRRRGGRATVPRVLEKSRPITAEQRPKRELMKKLAQEERQRAAHQMKIGPVQFLVQREIDMAVADDYGYL
- the LOC112533592 gene encoding guanine nucleotide-binding protein G(s) subunit alpha isoforms XLas-like isoform X3; amino-acid sequence: MSWAQLGLSGPSRVPVQKEISEIKAVSGRVRPALSKSREVPAERALGTSASSETAVMSQQGDDCNSYFCPVSGEGGAVPCVWEQQPAGCQRSNCAFQRTEGRDGDGPSLLPCERTEPARPQNGAGQRGKRKASAEADASGLPAKRSHAEGQERSAECGTTPKRAVATSLDVPEDSTDIQGLLSWISDVARAVEVPHEHRSSPAPGCFIAELPDYPRDSRELSTDTQAAAGTPTDPFWGLPPSPGLLSELQCGLSPLHPVVPPESVWLSPRLTPLAVTTPPSAQTTQPVEEVQQRQPQGLQAQSPPSLGSVSCPVAEKKSRGSTKRTKRPAPAGTTRKRESSQQEQPTSGAPAKKRKLPAHKETRERKGRRHPQQVKPSGASAGASSRVRAGAASELYMRLCASIQAVHPLGQRVTAVGPVRQPPSVQPQPTPSAGPAALQPQHSATNKAAPAPPRTTAREEDAAKKMAPSCLRPSLQRSSLLWRHPPSRSQLHHRQPRPQHPLHFVGRRRGGRATVPRVLEKSRPITAEQRPKRELMKKLAQEERQRAAHQMKIGPVQFLVQREIDMAVADDYGYL
- the LOC112533592 gene encoding guanine nucleotide-binding protein G(s) subunit alpha isoforms XLas-like isoform X2 encodes the protein MSWAQLGLSGPSRVPVQKEISEIKAVSGRVRPALSKSREVPAERALGTSASSETAVMSQQGDDCNSYFCPVSGEQGGAVPCVWEQQPAGCQRSNCAFQRTEGRDGDGPSLLPCERTEPARPQNGAGQRGKRKASAEADASGLPAKRSHAEGQERSAECGTTPKRAVATSLDVPEDSTDIQGLLSWISDVARAVEVPHEHRSSPAPGCFIAELPDYPRDSRELSTDTQAAAGTPTDPFWGLPPSPGLLSELQCGLSPLHPVVPPESVWLSPRLTPLAVTTPPSAQTTQPVEEVQQRQPQGLQAQSPPSLGSVSCPVAEKKSRGSTKRTKRPAPAGTTRKRESSQQEQPTSGAPAKKRKLPAHKETRERKGRRHPQQVKPSGASAGASSRVRAGAASELYMRLCASIQAVHPLGQRVTAVGPVRQPPSVQPQPTPSAGPAALQPQHSATNKAAPAPPRTTAREEDAAKKMAPSCLRPSLQRSSLLWRHPPSRSQLHHRQPRPQHPLHFVGRRRGGRATVPRVLEKSRPITAEQRPKRELMKKLAQEERQRAAHQMKIGPVQFLVQREIDMAVADDYGYL